A DNA window from Leptolyngbya sp. KIOST-1 contains the following coding sequences:
- a CDS encoding sulfate ABC transporter permease, which produces MTIEREIKDLEQTSGGHPPPLPSGSVGQLSPPSSRRPASPYGKWFLIALGLSFLVLLVVFPLLNIVLQAFAAGWGAFVGGITTSEARHAIWMTGLITLWVVPLNTVFGVLTAWLLARHRFPGRLLVLGLIDLPIAISPVVVGMVVMLTYSPTIGILGPFFRSQGIRIVFAWPSMVLVTLCITFPFVVREVLPALQELGHDAEEAAYTLGANSWQAFWRVTLPSIRWAVMYGVILCTARAIGEFGAVSVVSGKVIRQTNTLTLHVQRVYGEYDTVAAFGASLLLSLIAVVTLVVQLGLKEKGGEG; this is translated from the coding sequence ATGACGATTGAGCGCGAGATTAAAGACCTCGAACAGACCAGCGGCGGCCATCCCCCGCCCTTGCCTTCTGGCTCAGTGGGGCAACTGTCTCCGCCGTCCAGCCGCCGCCCAGCGTCTCCCTACGGCAAGTGGTTTTTGATTGCCCTGGGGCTGAGTTTTCTGGTGTTGCTGGTGGTGTTTCCGTTGCTCAACATCGTTCTGCAAGCCTTTGCTGCGGGGTGGGGTGCCTTTGTGGGGGGGATCACCACCTCTGAGGCTCGCCACGCCATTTGGATGACGGGACTGATTACCCTCTGGGTGGTGCCGCTCAACACGGTGTTTGGGGTGCTGACCGCCTGGCTGCTGGCCCGCCACCGGTTTCCGGGTCGCCTGCTGGTTTTGGGGCTGATCGACCTGCCCATCGCCATTTCGCCTGTGGTGGTTGGCATGGTGGTGATGCTCACCTATAGCCCCACCATTGGCATTCTGGGGCCGTTTTTTCGCAGTCAGGGCATCCGCATTGTCTTTGCCTGGCCCAGCATGGTACTGGTGACGCTGTGTATTACGTTTCCCTTTGTGGTGCGTGAGGTGCTGCCCGCCCTGCAAGAACTGGGCCACGACGCCGAAGAAGCGGCCTACACCCTGGGAGCAAATTCCTGGCAGGCGTTCTGGCGGGTGACGCTGCCCAGCATCCGATGGGCGGTGATGTATGGCGTGATTTTGTGTACCGCCCGGGCGATCGGCGAATTCGGCGCGGTTTCGGTGGTGTCTGGCAAGGTGATTCGCCAGACCAATACCCTTACCCTGCACGTCCAGCGGGTCTACGGTGAATACGACACCGTTGCCGCCTTTGGCGCATCGCTGCTGCTGTCGCTAATTGCGGTGGTAACGCTGGTGGTGCAGTTGGGATTGAAGGAGAAGGGGGGTGAGGGGTAG
- the cysT gene encoding sulfate ABC transporter permease subunit CysT produces MGKSTGWGRRTGSRVSVGLAIAYASALILLPLAALLFRVTTLAPADFWRMVTTPAALAAYRLTFWSAGLAASINTVAGLVLAWILVRYEFPGRQVANAIVDLPFAMPNAVAGVTLAFLYAPGGPIGRFFDPGTPLAQVFGWMGIAPVQLAYSQFGVILAMVFVSLPFVVRAIQPVLMALGPEVEEAAVTLGATPRQTFWRVILPLLLPALLTGFVLAFSRSVGEYGAVVLLSGNIPFATLTAPVYIYQRLEEYDYGGAAAVSFLMMLLSLAVLLLINMLQAWSQRYDD; encoded by the coding sequence GTGGGAAAATCTACCGGTTGGGGGCGGCGCACCGGGTCACGGGTGTCTGTGGGGCTGGCGATCGCCTATGCCAGCGCCCTGATCCTGCTGCCCCTCGCCGCCCTGCTGTTTCGGGTCACCACCCTGGCCCCCGCCGACTTCTGGCGCATGGTCACCACCCCCGCCGCCCTGGCCGCCTACCGGCTCACCTTTTGGAGTGCTGGGCTGGCGGCCAGCATCAACACCGTGGCGGGGCTAGTGCTGGCCTGGATTTTGGTGCGCTACGAGTTTCCGGGGCGGCAGGTGGCCAACGCCATTGTCGATCTGCCCTTTGCCATGCCCAATGCGGTGGCCGGGGTCACCCTGGCATTTCTGTACGCCCCCGGTGGCCCCATTGGGCGGTTCTTTGACCCCGGCACCCCCCTGGCCCAGGTCTTCGGCTGGATGGGCATTGCCCCGGTGCAGCTGGCCTACTCCCAGTTTGGGGTGATTTTGGCCATGGTGTTTGTCTCGCTGCCCTTTGTGGTGCGGGCCATTCAGCCCGTGCTGATGGCCCTAGGGCCAGAGGTAGAAGAGGCCGCCGTCACCCTGGGGGCGACCCCGCGCCAGACTTTCTGGCGGGTGATTTTGCCGCTGCTGCTGCCAGCCCTGCTGACCGGGTTTGTACTGGCCTTTTCGCGATCGGTGGGGGAATACGGCGCAGTGGTGCTGCTGTCGGGCAATATTCCATTTGCCACCCTGACCGCCCCGGTCTACATCTATCAGCGGCTGGAGGAGTACGACTACGGCGGCGCGGCGGCAGTGTCGTTTTTGATGATGCTGCTTTCCCTGGCGGTGCTGCTACTGATCAACATGCTGCAAGCCTGGAGCCAGCGTTATGACGATTGA
- a CDS encoding sulfate ABC transporter substrate-binding protein, producing the protein MTNPFLSQKRRAFLGWAGLGLATTLLASCATTGPDQAAQTTEEAVASDLPPVEITLSSYAVAKPVFDQLIPEFQDYWKERTGQTVTFKESYGPSGQQSRAIIEGFEADVLAQNLETNVTSLVDAGLVSEDWATRLPNNASPATTVMALVVRPDNPKNIQDWSDLARDGVGIVAINPKTSGNARWGVLGGFGSTLKANGEGAAEAYLDGLVRNIRVLESGGREATDAFVNQGIGDVMVNFENEILYTNQAQGEDTPYVIPRSNVQVDFPVTVIDSVVDARGTREVAEAFTEFLFTPLAQEIYAKAGYRPIDQAAFDAHADQYQPVDTFYTPADFGGWKEVNSLLFADGALFEQAQAKVQR; encoded by the coding sequence ATGACAAACCCATTTCTCTCCCAGAAACGACGCGCTTTTTTAGGCTGGGCTGGCCTTGGCTTGGCGACTACTCTGCTGGCGAGCTGCGCAACCACCGGCCCCGATCAGGCGGCTCAAACCACTGAAGAAGCTGTCGCTAGCGACCTGCCGCCCGTAGAAATCACCCTGTCGTCCTATGCCGTAGCTAAGCCGGTTTTCGATCAGCTGATCCCTGAGTTTCAGGACTACTGGAAGGAGCGGACGGGCCAGACGGTGACGTTTAAGGAGTCCTACGGGCCGTCGGGGCAGCAGTCGCGGGCCATTATCGAGGGGTTTGAGGCCGATGTGTTGGCCCAAAACCTGGAAACCAACGTCACCAGTCTGGTGGATGCGGGCCTGGTGTCGGAGGATTGGGCTACCCGCCTGCCCAACAACGCCTCCCCCGCCACCACCGTGATGGCCCTGGTGGTGCGCCCCGATAATCCCAAGAACATTCAGGACTGGAGCGACCTGGCCCGTGACGGGGTCGGAATTGTGGCCATCAACCCCAAAACCTCAGGCAACGCCCGCTGGGGAGTGCTGGGGGGCTTTGGGTCTACCCTAAAGGCCAATGGCGAGGGCGCAGCTGAAGCCTACCTGGATGGGTTGGTGCGCAACATTCGGGTGCTGGAAAGCGGCGGTCGGGAGGCCACCGATGCCTTCGTCAACCAGGGCATTGGCGATGTGATGGTGAACTTTGAGAACGAAATTCTCTACACCAACCAGGCCCAGGGAGAAGACACCCCCTACGTAATTCCCCGCAGCAATGTGCAGGTCGATTTTCCGGTCACGGTGATCGACTCCGTAGTAGATGCCCGAGGCACCCGCGAAGTGGCCGAAGCGTTCACAGAATTTCTGTTTACCCCCCTGGCCCAGGAGATCTACGCCAAGGCGGGCTATCGGCCCATCGACCAGGCCGCCTTTGACGCCCACGCCGATCAGTACCAACCCGTCGATACCTTCTACACGCCCGCCGACTTTGGCGGCTGGAAGGAGGTCAACAGTCTGCTGTTTGCCGACGGGGCACTGTTTGAGCAGGCCCAGGCCAAGGTGCAGCGGTAG
- a CDS encoding homoserine O-acetyltransferase family protein, translating to MTYLHLVSPHTQLYHLPAPLELELGGSLPQVQVAYRTWGQLSDRADNAVLVCHALTGHADVDDWWQPLLGPGKTLDPTQDFVVCSNILGSCYGTTGPTSLNPETGRPYGPTFPAITVRDMVHVQAKLLEGLGVKSLRLVIGGSLGGMQVLEWGVQYPDRVESLAVIAAPGRHSPWCIGLSEAQRQAIYTDPRWQGGHYTPDDPPVQGLAVARMIAMSTYRSWASFHHRFGRQPPSPSTGAQQCAPTHPSAPPPLPPQPNPPPHPPFRPNPPFRPNPPLTPHPLRHHPLPPPPRPKAGRSL from the coding sequence ATGACCTACCTCCACCTCGTCTCCCCCCACACTCAGCTCTACCACCTCCCCGCGCCGCTGGAACTGGAGTTGGGCGGTAGCCTTCCCCAGGTGCAGGTGGCCTATCGCACCTGGGGGCAGTTGAGCGATCGCGCCGACAATGCCGTTCTGGTCTGCCACGCCCTCACTGGCCATGCCGATGTGGATGACTGGTGGCAGCCGCTGCTGGGGCCAGGTAAAACCCTCGACCCCACCCAGGATTTTGTGGTGTGCAGCAATATCCTCGGCAGTTGCTATGGCACCACTGGCCCCACCAGCCTGAATCCTGAAACGGGTCGGCCCTACGGCCCCACCTTTCCCGCCATCACCGTGCGCGACATGGTGCATGTCCAGGCCAAGCTGCTGGAAGGGCTGGGCGTCAAGTCTCTTCGCCTGGTGATCGGCGGCTCCCTCGGCGGCATGCAGGTATTGGAGTGGGGGGTGCAATACCCAGACCGGGTGGAAAGCCTTGCCGTCATCGCCGCCCCCGGTCGCCATTCCCCCTGGTGCATTGGCCTCAGCGAAGCCCAGCGCCAGGCCATCTACACCGACCCCCGCTGGCAGGGCGGCCACTACACCCCAGATGATCCCCCCGTTCAGGGCCTCGCCGTCGCCCGCATGATCGCCATGAGCACCTACCGCTCCTGGGCCAGCTTCCACCACCGCTTTGGCCGCCAACCCCCATCGCCCAGTACGGGCGCACAGCAGTGCGCCCCAACCCACCCTTCCGCCCCACCCCCCCTTCCGCCCCAACCCAACCCCCCGCCCCACCCCCCCTTCCGCCCCAACCCCCCCTTCCGCCCCAACCCACCCCTCACTCCCCACCCCCTACGCCATCACCCACTACCTCCACCGCCACGGCCAAAAGCTGGTCGATCGCTTTGA
- a CDS encoding PLP-dependent transferase: MDHVKLASHLANVGDAKTLVIHPASTTHQQLSESEQRSAGVSPDLVHPCKEKNGLQPQGVADRLRWST; this comes from the coding sequence ATCGACCACGTGAAACTCGCCAGCCACCTGGCCAACGTCGGCGACGCCAAAACTTTGGTCATTCACCCCGCCAGCACCACCCACCAGCAGCTCAGCGAAAGCGAACAGCGCTCCGCTGGCGTCTCCCCCGACCTGGTGCATCCATGTAAAGAAAAAAACGGTCTGCAACCTCAGGGAGTTGCAGACCGGCTGCGATGGAGCACCTAA
- a CDS encoding sulfurtransferase, protein MFIRNGHIPGAKNIPWPTFTIGEDNFHQLKALDEIRALLARRQVGRNDEIIVTCSTGREASLQYVVLKHVLGYSNVRLYEGSWTEYSAQPDLPVATGRDPNV, encoded by the coding sequence GTGTTCATTCGCAACGGCCACATCCCTGGTGCGAAGAACATTCCCTGGCCCACCTTCACCATTGGTGAAGACAACTTCCACCAGCTCAAGGCCCTGGATGAGATCCGTGCCCTGCTGGCCCGCCGCCAGGTTGGCCGCAACGACGAGATCATCGTCACCTGCAGCACTGGGCGCGAAGCCTCGCTGCAATACGTGGTGCTGAAGCACGTGCTGGGCTACTCTAACGTGCGGCTCTACGAGGGCTCCTGGACTGAGTACTCCGCCCAGCCCGACCTGCCCGTCGCCACGGGCCGCGATCCCAACGTTTAG
- a CDS encoding DUF202 domain-containing protein: MTQPSTATDTALNSSPADAAPRKKSGSRTRDHLANERTYLAWMRTGVALIGFGVLIARLRYLVSPDVPGTGQGWLVGLALCCIGLITVMLSTWHYFSVLDAIETDTYEPNRRWVILFSLIVTLLGAGVLYVLFYKVSSPCSSKNALKGLRAGPKSRSPSTRARMMKAMLPKGPSGPKVSEKFRPW, encoded by the coding sequence ATGACCCAGCCATCGACCGCTACCGATACCGCCCTGAATAGCAGTCCTGCCGATGCTGCCCCCCGCAAAAAGTCTGGGTCTCGCACCCGCGATCACCTGGCCAACGAGCGCACCTACCTGGCCTGGATGCGCACAGGGGTGGCGCTGATTGGCTTTGGGGTGCTGATCGCCCGCCTGCGCTACCTGGTTTCGCCGGATGTGCCAGGCACCGGGCAGGGCTGGTTGGTGGGTCTGGCCCTCTGCTGCATCGGCCTGATCACGGTGATGCTCTCCACCTGGCACTATTTCTCGGTGCTCGATGCGATTGAGACCGACACCTACGAACCCAACCGCCGCTGGGTGATTTTGTTTAGCCTGATCGTGACGCTGCTGGGGGCCGGGGTGCTGTACGTGCTGTTTTACAAAGTTTCCAGCCCTTGCAGCAGCAAAAACGCGTTGAAGGGGCTGAGGGCGGGACCAAAGTCGCGCAGCCCCTCCACCCGCGCCCGAATGATGAAGGCGATGTTGCCAAAGGGGCCGTCGGGGCCAAAGGTATCGGAGAAATTCAGGCCGTGGTAG